In a single window of the Desulfovibrio mangrovi genome:
- a CDS encoding MerR family transcriptional regulator, producing the protein MFTYSDNFARKYSIKQLESSYTTMVREAYSLREIGRRLDIPPSTISYYKDRFARYIPVAGGQGRRVKYPAEAVILFREIREMFTRNWSAEQVEEQLAAMQHVATGVTVEALSFRGDDSLKTKEFVHDLAGVLDKMSSVLEAQAHFRAEIDLLRDEVAQLRQEKVALISSYESKIAEMDEEIARFRKERADLMGRLINDCCTDGVRADMPDASVISRPLVVKSGGEFLGVAGKGKPFSLRDLIALLKRNAGSQKVQRMDWEQEDDVWRLRIETEDESGKGHEYHMNVAATVTPSKNAVTELREMTVDGEAVPDKFILMLFKTVKDGLER; encoded by the coding sequence ATGTTTACATATAGTGATAACTTTGCTAGAAAGTATTCAATTAAACAACTAGAGAGCAGCTATACAACAATGGTAAGAGAAGCATACAGTCTTCGGGAAATAGGTCGGCGGTTGGATATCCCCCCGTCAACCATCTCGTATTACAAGGACAGGTTCGCGCGATACATCCCCGTGGCCGGTGGGCAGGGGAGACGCGTGAAGTATCCGGCCGAGGCTGTAATTCTTTTTAGGGAGATCAGAGAGATGTTCACCAGAAATTGGTCCGCAGAGCAGGTTGAAGAGCAGTTGGCAGCCATGCAGCATGTGGCGACTGGAGTAACCGTGGAAGCTTTGTCTTTCAGGGGCGACGATTCTCTGAAGACCAAGGAATTTGTGCACGATCTTGCCGGCGTGTTGGACAAGATGTCTTCCGTTCTGGAAGCGCAGGCGCACTTTCGCGCGGAGATTGATCTGCTCCGGGATGAAGTGGCTCAGCTCCGGCAGGAGAAGGTGGCTCTGATCAGTTCCTATGAGTCGAAAATCGCTGAGATGGATGAAGAGATAGCCCGCTTCCGTAAAGAGCGGGCAGACCTCATGGGGCGCCTTATAAACGATTGCTGTACCGATGGCGTGCGTGCCGATATGCCGGATGCTTCCGTCATCTCCCGTCCGCTTGTGGTGAAGTCCGGGGGGGAATTCCTTGGAGTGGCAGGTAAGGGCAAGCCCTTCTCCCTGCGGGATCTCATTGCCTTGCTCAAGCGTAATGCCGGGTCACAGAAGGTTCAGCGCATGGATTGGGAGCAGGAGGACGATGTCTGGCGGTTGCGTATTGAGACCGAGGATGAGTCCGGCAAGGGGCACGAGTATCATATGAATGTGGCGGCAACCGTAACGCCCAGCAAAAATGCCGTTACCGAGCTCAGGGAAATGACTGTGGACGGCGAAGCCGTGCCGGACAAATTTATTTTGATGCTCTTCAAAACCGTGAAAGACGGTCTTGAGCGATAG